In Candidatus Poribacteria bacterium, one DNA window encodes the following:
- a CDS encoding Gfo/Idh/MocA family oxidoreductase, with product MKITFIGVGGITRSYRQSLNQLERRIAAVCDINAERVASIADEENATAYTDHNEMLQTEKPDVVFICIPPGAHTTQVADAAASGAAVFVAKPVAQDLETAQHARDAIATAGVINQVGYMARYSDITAKAKELVGDRQLTMGIGRFLTRMGAGHPWWGKYEVSRGQMVEQTTHVFDLIRYFLGDVANVHAYGIKGVSEGIADFEECTVCNMQFESGAVGSITSTCVARAHDHFATELVGDDFYLKLTLDLGLRGQISGEAIDYTGTEAGYFRQVEQFIKAVEANDQGLVISPYADAVKSLAATLAANRSLESGQVEPMAL from the coding sequence ATGAAAATTACTTTTATCGGTGTTGGTGGTATCACCAGAAGTTACCGCCAAAGCCTCAACCAACTCGAACGTCGGATTGCAGCAGTCTGCGATATAAATGCCGAACGCGTCGCATCTATCGCTGATGAAGAAAATGCGACAGCATACACCGACCACAATGAAATGCTACAGACAGAGAAACCCGATGTCGTATTCATCTGCATCCCACCCGGTGCACATACGACGCAGGTGGCTGACGCAGCGGCATCTGGCGCAGCTGTCTTTGTCGCCAAACCCGTCGCACAGGATCTGGAAACCGCGCAACACGCTCGCGATGCGATTGCCACTGCAGGCGTTATCAACCAAGTCGGTTATATGGCGCGCTACAGCGACATCACAGCGAAAGCAAAGGAACTCGTTGGTGATCGTCAACTCACAATGGGGATCGGACGGTTTCTCACAAGGATGGGGGCGGGGCATCCGTGGTGGGGAAAATACGAGGTCTCACGCGGACAGATGGTCGAACAGACAACCCATGTTTTCGACCTCATCCGCTACTTCCTCGGCGATGTCGCAAATGTCCATGCCTACGGTATCAAGGGGGTTTCTGAGGGTATCGCTGACTTTGAGGAGTGCACCGTTTGTAATATGCAGTTTGAGAGTGGCGCGGTAGGCAGTATCACGAGTACCTGTGTTGCACGCGCACACGACCATTTCGCAACCGAATTGGTCGGCGATGACTTCTATCTCAAACTCACGCTTGACCTCGGATTGCGCGGACAAATCAGCGGTGAGGCGATCGACTACACCGGCACGGAAGCTGGTTACTTCCGACAGGTTGAGCAGTTCATCAAAGCAGTTGAAGCCAACGACCAAGGATTGGTCATTTCGCCCTACGCCGATGCTGTCAAGTCTCTCGCTGCCACACTCGCGGCGAACCGTTCGTTGGAATCAGGACAGGTTGAACCGATGGCTCTCTGA
- a CDS encoding glycosyl hydrolase produces the protein MQINDSLRPIDLKSQLERLFECSGQKILAIEDTWLPENGTPVFTVAGTYTTRGWTEWTQGFQFGSAILQFDATGDEQFLEIGRRNTVEKMAPHVTHIGVHDHGFNNVSTYGNLRRLMREDVIPWNDSEMDFYELALKASAAVQASRWTRISDGTGYIASFNGPHSLFSDTIRSLRALGLGHTLGAVLMGEGDAAISLLERLLHHSQTTATYNVYYGEGRDAFDLRGRVVHESIFNTNDGNYRCPSTQQGYSPFTTWTRGLAWIITGYAEQLEFFDTLPADMLEPYGGYELATAHMRKAAEATADFYIENTAQDGIPYWDTGAPGLAELGDYLAVPADPYNDLEPVDSSAAAIAAQGLIRLGNYLRKHGESEAGDSYYQAGLTVAKTLFAEPYLSESETHQGLLLHSVYHRPNGWDHVPEGRKIPCGEASMWGDYHARELAVLLWREINEKPYLTFF, from the coding sequence ATGCAGATAAACGATTCATTGCGTCCCATTGATCTGAAGTCCCAGCTTGAGAGGCTTTTTGAATGCTCAGGTCAAAAGATTTTAGCCATAGAAGACACATGGCTCCCCGAAAACGGAACACCTGTGTTTACGGTCGCTGGGACCTACACGACACGCGGCTGGACCGAGTGGACCCAAGGGTTTCAATTCGGCTCCGCTATCCTTCAATTTGATGCCACCGGCGATGAACAGTTCCTTGAGATCGGTAGACGGAACACGGTTGAGAAAATGGCACCCCACGTGACACATATCGGTGTCCACGATCACGGGTTCAATAACGTCTCTACCTATGGTAACCTCCGGCGTTTGATGCGTGAGGATGTGATTCCGTGGAACGATAGCGAGATGGATTTCTATGAACTCGCCCTGAAAGCCTCCGCTGCCGTGCAGGCGAGTCGCTGGACGCGTATTAGTGATGGGACAGGATATATCGCTTCCTTCAACGGACCGCATTCACTCTTCTCAGACACTATCCGGTCTTTGCGAGCTTTAGGGCTTGGACATACCCTCGGTGCCGTGCTGATGGGTGAGGGGGATGCCGCTATCAGCCTACTGGAACGGTTGCTTCACCATTCGCAGACGACAGCGACCTATAACGTCTACTACGGCGAAGGACGTGATGCGTTCGATCTGCGTGGACGGGTGGTGCATGAATCTATCTTTAATACGAACGATGGGAACTATCGATGTCCAAGCACGCAGCAGGGGTATTCACCCTTTACGACGTGGACCCGCGGGCTTGCATGGATTATTACGGGGTATGCAGAGCAACTTGAGTTTTTTGACACATTGCCGGCAGATATGCTTGAACCTTACGGCGGATATGAACTGGCGACTGCACACATGCGCAAAGCCGCGGAAGCCACTGCGGATTTTTATATTGAGAACACAGCACAAGATGGGATTCCGTATTGGGATACCGGTGCACCCGGTTTAGCGGAACTCGGTGATTATTTGGCAGTCCCTGCAGATCCCTATAACGATTTGGAACCCGTGGATAGCTCCGCAGCGGCGATTGCGGCGCAAGGCTTAATTCGACTCGGCAACTATCTCAGAAAGCATGGCGAGTCGGAGGCTGGAGATTCCTATTATCAAGCAGGTTTAACGGTCGCGAAAACGCTCTTCGCTGAACCGTATCTTTCTGAATCCGAGACACATCAAGGGTTATTGTTGCATTCGGTGTATCACCGTCCGAATGGCTGGGATCATGTGCCAGAGGGCAGGAAGATTCCGTGTGGCGAGGCTTCCATGTGGGGAGATTACCATGCCCGCGAACTCGCAGTCCTCTTATGGCGGGAGATAAATGAAAAACCGTATCTGACGTTTTTCTAA
- the rfaE2 gene encoding D-glycero-beta-D-manno-heptose 1-phosphate adenylyltransferase: MLNHKIYHRSKLASILKQAKTDGNVVVTTNGCFDVLHLGHLRYLQAARQLGDMLVVAVNSDSSVRHLKGENRPLVPEDERAEMLAGLECVDYVVIFPELTPISLLSELKPNIHVKGGDYQLEQLIERDVVEANGGEVIVGLNVPGKSTTNLIEVICERYRDTDKEN, from the coding sequence ATGTTAAACCATAAAATTTATCATCGCAGCAAACTTGCCTCTATCCTTAAGCAAGCGAAAACAGACGGCAACGTTGTTGTCACGACCAACGGTTGTTTTGATGTCCTACATTTGGGCCATCTCCGTTACCTTCAGGCGGCGCGCCAGCTTGGGGATATGCTCGTGGTAGCCGTCAACAGCGATAGTTCAGTCCGACACCTCAAGGGTGAGAATCGTCCACTCGTCCCTGAAGATGAGCGCGCAGAAATGCTCGCCGGGTTAGAATGTGTTGATTACGTCGTTATCTTTCCAGAATTAACACCAATTTCCTTACTCTCCGAACTCAAACCGAATATCCACGTTAAAGGTGGCGACTATCAATTGGAACAACTCATTGAAAGGGATGTCGTTGAGGCAAACGGGGGTGAGGTTATCGTCGGTTTGAACGTTCCCGGTAAATCCACAACCAATCTCATCGAAGTGATATGTGAACGCTATAGAGATACTGATAAGGAAAATTAA
- the hisA gene encoding 1-(5-phosphoribosyl)-5-[(5-phosphoribosylamino)methylideneamino]imidazole-4-carboxamide isomerase, whose amino-acid sequence MYILPAIDLRGGKCVNLVQGIASQETIFSDAPIEMALRWQTEGAEYLHLVDLDGAFQGESANLHIVSEIVSALDIPVQLGGGIRSMAQLEAVLTLGVDRAILGTVALKQPSLVKQACAEYGARVAVGIDARDGKVATDGWLEVSQKSAVEFAVEMPEVQTLIYTDIKSDGMLKGPNVDATADIIDAIPADVIGSGGVTSLADVEALKQIGASGAIIGRALYTGDLALSDAIAAAR is encoded by the coding sequence TTGTATATACTACCCGCCATCGATCTTCGCGGTGGAAAATGTGTGAATTTAGTGCAGGGGATCGCCTCGCAGGAGACGATTTTCTCGGATGCACCTATAGAAATGGCACTGCGGTGGCAAACCGAGGGTGCGGAATACTTGCACCTCGTGGATCTGGACGGCGCGTTTCAGGGTGAATCGGCGAACCTCCACATCGTCAGCGAAATCGTTTCTGCCCTTGATATTCCTGTCCAGCTGGGGGGAGGTATCCGCAGTATGGCGCAATTAGAAGCGGTTCTGACATTAGGCGTGGATCGCGCCATTTTAGGAACGGTTGCACTCAAACAACCGAGTCTCGTGAAACAGGCGTGTGCCGAATACGGTGCGCGTGTCGCTGTCGGCATTGATGCCAGAGATGGAAAGGTCGCCACGGACGGATGGTTAGAGGTCTCCCAAAAATCTGCCGTCGAATTTGCTGTAGAGATGCCGGAGGTCCAAACGCTTATCTACACCGACATCAAAAGCGATGGGATGCTCAAAGGTCCCAATGTTGACGCAACGGCTGATATTATTGATGCCATCCCTGCGGATGTCATTGGTTCGGGGGGTGTCACATCGCTTGCTGACGTTGAGGCTTTGAAGCAGATCGGTGCCAGCGGCGCGATTATTGGACGTGCTTTGTATACCGGTGACCTCGCCCTGTCAGATGCGATTGCTGCTGCACGTTAG
- a CDS encoding sugar ABC transporter permease, producing the protein MKQKRTTNLLWNQQQKIAPYLFIAPFYLLFVIFMGYPLISSLVMSLYEMRGFQSRIFVGIGNFTDLFGDPIFWKSLRNTAYFAVGTLTLQLPIALLLAILLNSKFVKGKNFLRLAFFAPVLVAGVFVAIIFNLVYDQRAGLVNQEFVLFGKEIGWLNEEKYVMPAVILTGVWQWAGFNMIYFLAGLQGIRQELYEAAAVDGANWWQAFIHVTLPSLRPVIAFVFVVSMIGSLQLFDLPFILTNGGEPADAGSTIVMYLYKNGFQFMRLGYAATIGWVLFFIIAVISIVQLKLLGIFRDE; encoded by the coding sequence ATGAAGCAGAAACGCACAACAAACCTGCTTTGGAATCAACAACAGAAAATCGCTCCCTATCTTTTTATCGCTCCATTTTATCTGCTTTTCGTCATTTTTATGGGCTATCCGCTTATTTCGTCACTCGTGATGAGTCTCTATGAAATGCGTGGATTCCAAAGTCGGATATTTGTCGGCATTGGTAACTTCACGGATCTGTTCGGCGACCCAATCTTTTGGAAATCGTTACGGAACACCGCCTATTTCGCAGTAGGCACGCTTACCCTCCAACTACCGATTGCGCTGCTGTTAGCGATCCTGCTCAACTCCAAATTCGTCAAGGGAAAGAATTTCCTACGTCTCGCTTTTTTCGCACCCGTCCTTGTTGCAGGCGTTTTTGTCGCGATTATCTTTAACCTCGTCTACGACCAGCGGGCAGGTTTAGTAAATCAGGAATTCGTCCTCTTCGGCAAAGAGATCGGTTGGTTAAACGAGGAGAAATACGTGATGCCGGCGGTCATCCTGACAGGTGTTTGGCAATGGGCGGGATTCAATATGATCTATTTTTTAGCGGGATTACAAGGGATTCGGCAGGAATTGTATGAAGCGGCAGCCGTTGATGGTGCCAACTGGTGGCAGGCGTTCATCCATGTCACGCTCCCCTCCTTACGACCCGTGATAGCCTTCGTTTTCGTGGTTTCGATGATAGGCTCGCTCCAACTCTTCGACCTTCCGTTCATTTTGACAAACGGGGGTGAACCTGCGGATGCCGGCTCGACGATCGTCATGTATCTCTACAAAAATGGATTTCAGTTCATGCGTCTCGGCTATGCGGCGACGATCGGATGGGTACTGTTTTTCATTATTGCGGTTATCTCAATCGTCCAATTGAAATTGCTCGGTATTTTCCGAGATGAATAG
- a CDS encoding sugar ABC transporter substrate-binding protein: MFRLPIDSESFPLGKGPMVMLVLFLISTLFIFGRTEEEGENLEFWIFANTHYEEYQARVPIFEAQNPGINVQLINFGNTMHDKLLAAMLSNFGAPDLVEVEITSIGRFLKGAIDEVGFVDLRPRLESEGWMEKLVVSRFTPWSYRGRIYGIPHDLHPVILLYRDDLFKAAGVEMTEIETWDDFIAAGKQATRDLDGDGRIDQYAIVLDRRTESDYFSLLLQQGGGFFDEEGNVIIDSELAIETLEFFTALFNEHKIATPVYGTWHGDPSNFAAMQDGKILSILAPDWYVGILKSQVPQMSGKWKAISMPAWHPGGRRTTTRGGTMIGITKQCENPDLAWEVLKFTYFDRPGLVNRYETTRIIPPLKSAWDAPIFKEPDVYLGGQQLGALFIKLAPDMPARYQNPYWSEGADLLNDAIFAAVTEKQTPREALTDLAEKVRALIAKDRGRWGDL, from the coding sequence ATGTTTCGCCTTCCTATTGATTCCGAGAGTTTTCCACTCGGCAAGGGACCGATGGTCATGTTGGTTCTGTTCCTGATTTCTACGCTTTTCATTTTCGGACGGACGGAGGAGGAAGGTGAGAATCTCGAATTCTGGATTTTCGCGAACACCCACTACGAAGAATACCAGGCACGCGTCCCCATCTTTGAGGCACAGAACCCAGGCATCAACGTCCAACTCATCAATTTCGGTAACACCATGCACGATAAACTCCTCGCTGCGATGTTATCCAACTTTGGTGCCCCGGATCTCGTTGAGGTTGAGATTACATCCATTGGTCGGTTTCTTAAGGGAGCCATCGACGAAGTAGGCTTTGTTGATTTGCGTCCCCGTTTAGAAAGCGAAGGATGGATGGAGAAATTGGTCGTCAGTCGCTTCACACCCTGGTCCTACCGCGGTCGGATTTACGGCATCCCGCACGATTTACATCCCGTCATCCTACTCTACCGGGATGATCTCTTTAAAGCCGCTGGTGTTGAAATGACAGAAATTGAAACATGGGACGACTTCATCGCTGCCGGAAAGCAGGCGACTCGCGATCTTGATGGCGATGGTAGGATTGACCAATACGCAATCGTGTTGGATCGGCGCACGGAGAGCGACTATTTCAGTTTACTCCTCCAACAGGGCGGAGGATTTTTCGACGAAGAGGGCAACGTCATTATAGACAGTGAACTCGCGATCGAAACGTTGGAATTCTTCACGGCGTTGTTCAATGAACATAAAATCGCTACCCCAGTATACGGCACATGGCACGGGGATCCGAGTAATTTCGCCGCGATGCAAGATGGCAAGATTCTCTCTATCCTTGCGCCGGATTGGTATGTTGGCATTCTCAAGAGTCAGGTGCCGCAGATGTCCGGTAAATGGAAGGCGATCAGCATGCCTGCGTGGCACCCCGGGGGTCGGCGAACCACAACGCGCGGGGGAACCATGATCGGGATCACGAAGCAGTGTGAAAACCCGGATCTGGCGTGGGAAGTGCTCAAGTTTACCTATTTTGACCGCCCCGGTCTTGTCAACCGCTATGAGACGACCCGCATTATTCCGCCGCTCAAATCCGCATGGGATGCCCCCATCTTTAAGGAACCTGATGTTTACTTGGGGGGACAGCAGCTGGGAGCGTTATTTATCAAATTGGCACCCGATATGCCAGCGCGGTATCAGAACCCCTACTGGTCGGAAGGGGCAGATCTCCTCAACGATGCAATTTTCGCTGCTGTCACCGAGAAACAGACACCGAGAGAGGCGTTAACCGATTTGGCAGAAAAAGTGCGAGCCCTGATTGCCAAGGATAGAGGCAGATGGGGAGACCTGTAA
- a CDS encoding zinc ribbon domain-containing protein, whose protein sequence is MPTYEYKCLACDNRFERFQGITAPAIEECPECNGKVKRLIGAGAGLIFKGSGFYITDYRSEGYKESAKKDKNESSDKSTSSDKSGKKEKKTDTSGESKSTSTD, encoded by the coding sequence ATGCCCACATACGAGTATAAGTGTCTCGCATGCGACAACCGATTTGAGCGGTTTCAGGGTATTACCGCCCCCGCCATCGAGGAATGCCCGGAGTGCAATGGCAAAGTGAAACGACTCATCGGCGCTGGTGCCGGATTGATTTTCAAAGGCTCCGGATTCTACATTACGGACTACCGCAGTGAGGGCTACAAAGAATCAGCGAAGAAGGATAAAAATGAGTCGTCAGATAAAAGCACTTCATCGGACAAAAGCGGGAAAAAAGAAAAGAAAACCGATACGAGTGGCGAATCAAAGAGCACGTCCACCGATTAG